The sequence CCTGGGTCAGGCCGCGGTGCAGTGACAGGTTCACCTCGCACGAGTGGACCACCCGCAGTTCCTCGCCGTGCAGCCGCAGATAGAACCCGCAGGCGTCGCCGGTCAGGCTGACGTACCGCTCCAGCGCCTCGTAGGCGAGCGTCGTGGGATCGTGCTGCTGTTCCAGCGCCTCGGTCAGGTCCAGCAGCTGCCGGTAGCGTTCCACCTGGGCCTGCACCTGGGCCTCGGCCTGCCTGCGCGCACTCACGTCACGCGACGAGCTGTGGTATTCGGTGGCCCGCCCGGTCAGCGGATCGCGCACCACCCGGGCGCTGGTTTCCAGCCAGACGTAATGGCCCTGGGCGTGCCGCACCCGCAGGGCCAGCTCGGCCCGGTCGCCCTGACCCCGGATCAGCGAGCGCCGCAGTGTCCGGTACCCCGGCAGATCGTCCGGGTGCAGCACGTCCTGATGGTTCAGTCGGGCCGCCTGCTCCGGTGTGTAGCCGAGCAGCTCATGCACCGCCGGCGAGATGTACATCTCCGGGTCGCCGACCCGCTGGGCGGTGATCAAATTCGAGGAGTTCTCGGCCATCAGCCGGAATTTGCGTTCACTCTCCTGCAGGGCGCGCTGCGCGGCCAGCTGTTCAGTCACGTCCTCCACCACCACCAGCCGGGCCGGGCGGTCCGCAAACGTCAACCCATGGCCATGAACGATCACGTCAATGGGCGTGCCGTCCCTGCGCAGGTGGCAGACCGGGTCGGCGTGCTGCAGCACGGGCGGAAGGTCGTGGATCAGCGTTTCAAAGGCGTCCCGGTCTGCGCCGGGGCGAAGTTCCTTGAGGTGCAGCTGCAGAAATTCCTGGCGGCTGTAGCCGTATTTGACGACCGCCGCGTCGTTGACCTCCAGCACCCGCAGCGTCTGCAGGTCATAGACCCACATCGGAAGCGGGTTGTGGGCAAACAGATGCCGGAAGGCGGCTTCGCGGTCCTTCAGTTCGTCGCGCAGCGCCATCTGGTGGGTCACGTCGCGCGAGTTGACCAGGATGCCGCCGATTTCCGGGTCGTCCGGGTGGTACGCCGCGATGGATTCGATCCAGATCCAGCGTCCGTCCTGGTGCAGGAAACGGTACGTCGCCTGCACCGGCTGACCGGGCGTGGCCAGCGCCTGACCGATGGCCTGCATCACCAGTGGCTGGTCGGCCTCAAAGATGAATGCGAAGGCCGACTGTCCCACCAGCGCGCTCACCGGATAGCCCAGCAGCCGGGGCGTGGCGTCGGTGGTGTAGGTCAGGACCCCCTCCGGTGAAATCACGCTGACGAGGTCCGCGCCGAACTGGTTGAACTTGCGGTGGCGGGCCTCGCTGGTGCGCAGCCGGTCCAGCAGGGTGGCGCGTTCCAGCGCATAGGCGCACTGGTCCGCCAGCGCACGCATGAACTGGCGGTGTTCGGGCGTGAACTGGAGGTCGTCGCGGAAGTGCAGGGTCAGGGCGCCGGCTGGCCGACCCTCGTGGTTCAGAACCAGCGCGGCGGCCGCCTGATAGCTGCTGCGCGGCAGCTGCGGATACAGGCTGTCCCAGGCGGACGCGCTCAGCAGCAGGTCCTGGCCGGTGCGGATCGCCTCGGCCGCCGGCACGGGTCCGGAAAGCGGCACGCGCGCCCACGCGTTGCCCGGCTGTTCTTCATACCCGGCGCTCCCGAGCAGTTCCAGAAATGCTCCGTCCGGGGTGAGCCGCAGCACGCCGCCGGCCGCCGCGCCCAGGGCCTCCAGGGCGTGCTGCAGAATCACGGCCACCACATCGTCTGCGGTGGTGGCGGTGCTGAGGGCGGCCGCCACCTGCTGCTGGGCGGCGCCGAGCCGCTCGGCCACCACCCGAGCGGTGACGTCGCGGGCCAGGACCAGCAGGCCCTGCACCTCCGGGTCGTGCAGCAGGTTGACGGCGGTGCCTTCCAGCCAGCGCCAGCGCTGGGCCTGCCCGCGCACCCGGAACGGCGACAGCCCCACGCTGGCACCGGGCTGCGCTTCACCAAATACCTCGGCGTGCATCCGAAGCGCGTCGTCCGGGTGAATCAGAGTCTGGATCGGCGCCGGCGTCCAGGCGCCGGCTGTCGTGAGCGCGCCGAGCGCCTCCCGGGCCGCCGGATTACAGGCCCTCACCTCACCGGCGGCATCCAGCAGCAGCACCAGGTCGGTGCTGTGGGTGAACAGCGCTTCCACAATACCGGCGCCCGGCTGAAACCAGGGCGCTGTTCTGGAGGGCTGATCGGGAGCGTTCTTCACGGGACCTCGGGGGCGTGGTGGAAAAGACGTGCGTAGGTGGTGAAGCAGACCGTCGCAGGACCAACAGTCAGGGTCCGTAGAGGCTAGCTCATTGAACCTTGCGCCATTCTTACCGCGCCCTCAGCTTCTGTCACCAGTGCCAGGGGTCTTCATCGTCGTTCCGGTCAAGATCTTGTCAGAAGGGCGGGGGTAGCGTGAAGGCCACTCCCGTCCCCGCCCCCACATCCCTGGAGACCCGTTCATGGCCAGAATCCGCACTCAAGCTCAAGCCTCCGGTCACACCGTCCTGGTGGTGGACGATGATCCCGACCTGCTGAGTACCATCAGCAGACTGCTGCAGGCGGACGGCCACCAGGTGCTGGAGGCGCCGAGCGGCGCCGAGGCCGTGCGGCTGTGCCGTGAACACGACGTGCATCTGATGCTGCTCGACTACTTCATGCCCGGCATGACCGGAGAAGAGGTGGTGCGGCAGGTCCGCACCTTCGACCCGAGGGTGCAGATTGTGCTGCAGACCGGCTACGCTTCCGAGAAGCCGCCGCGCCAGATGCTGCGCGAGCTGGATATCCAGGGCTACCACGACAAGTCCGAAGGCCCCGACAAACTGCTCGTCTGGGTGGACGCCGCGCTCAAGACCTTCCGGCATGTGCGGGCGCTGCACGCCTCGCGCAGCGGGCTGGAGTACATCCTGAACGCCGCGCCGGAGTTGCACCGCCTGCAGCCGCTGGAAGACCTGCTGCGCGGCATCCTGCTTCAGATTCAGGGCATTCTGGGCTTCTCCGGCGCCTGCGTGGCCACCCACGCCCCCAACGGGCTGGTGGCCACGCCCGGCGACGCCGAGTTCATGATCCGGGTCGGCACCGGGCGCTTTGAGTCCAGCCGCTGGCTGACGCTCAATCCGCAGGAGCAGGCGCTGATCCAGGCGGCAGCCAGCAGCGGCCAGAGTCTGCTGGGCGAGCAGACGGTGCTGCCGCTGAAGGTGGGCAGCCGGGTGGTCGGCGTGGCGCTGGTGGACAGCTCGTTTCAGAACGGGGACCTGCACCTCCTGGAACTGTTCGCGGCCCAGGCGGCGGTGGCGATGGAGAACGCGCGGCTGTATGAACTGGCCACCGTGGATGACCTGACCGGGCTGGCCAACAAGCGCGCCTGGCTGGCGCGCCTGGAAGAGACGGTGCAGCTGGCCACCCGCCATGACCTGCCCACCAGTGTGCTGATGCTGGACGTGGACCACTTCAAGCGCATCAACGACACGCACGGCCACCTGGTGGGGGACCGGGTCCTGGCCGCGCTGGGCCAGTGCGTGCGGGGACACCTGCGCCGCTCCGATGTGGCGGGGCGCTACGGGGGTGAGGAGCTGGTGGTGCTGCTGCCGCACACCCCGCCGGCCGGCGCCCACGTGATCGCCGAACGGCTGCGGCGCTCCATTTCGGAGCTGAACTTCCAGGTGGAGCAGCAGGCGGTGCCGGTGCGGGTCAGCGTCGGGGTGGCGAGCCTGCCGTGCCCTGGCCCCTGGGACCAGTCGGCGGCGCTGTCGGAGGACGTGCTGGCGCGCGCCGACCGGGCGCTCTACGTGGCCAAACAGCAGGGCCGCGACCGGGTGGTGCAGGACCAGCTGACGGCTGACGCGGCCCCGGAGTGGGCGTGACCCGCAGCCTGGACCGCCCTGAAGCCGCCTCCCAGCCCCCACAGCTCCAGGCGGTCCTGGAACAGATCGGTGGGGTCGTCTGGACTGCCGATCCGGACACCGGGTCTGTCACCTTCATCAGTCCGCAGATCGAGGTGCTGCTGGGTCACACCGCGGAGTACTGGCTGCGTGCGCCGAGCCTCTGGGAGGACAGCCTGCATCCAGGAGACGCCGGGGTGACGCTGGCCGACATGGAGGCCGGCATCCGGCGTGGCCAGCCGTTCCAGCTGGACTACCGCATGCGGGCCCAGGACGGCCGCACCGTGTGGATCCGTGACTTCGTGACGCCCAACGTATCGGAGGGTCGCCTGGTGAGCATCAGCGGCTTGATGCTCGATATCACCTGGCAGCGCGAGGCCGAAGAGCGGGCGAAGCGTGAGGAGGCGCGGGCCCGCTCGCTGGTGGACAACAGCAGCGACGTGTTCGCTGTGGTAGACCCGGAGGGCCGCTACATCTACGTCAACCCGGCGGTGCAGGCGATCCACGGCATCCGGCCGGAGGAGGTGCTGGGCCGGCAGCTGTTCAGTGCCATTCATCGCGAGGACCTCGCATCGTGCCTCCACGACTTCCAGCGGGTCCTGGCGTCGCCGGACCTGACCGTAACCGGCATCTACCGGCACGTCTCGGGCAACGGGCGCTGGCGCTGGCTGGAAGTGACCAGCACCAACCGGCTGCGCGACCCGAACGTGGGCGGCATCGTGTGCCACTCGCGCGACGTGACCGACCGCAAGCTGGCGGAGCAGGCGCTGGAAGCCAGCGAGGGCCGCTTCCGTTCGCTGGTGCAGAACGCCTCCGACCTGATCACGGTGCTGGACGCGGGCGGGACGATCCTGTACGAGAGCCCGTCCATCCGGGCCGTGCTCGGCTACGAGCCGGACGCCATGGTGGGCCACAGCGTGCTGGAGTACCTGCCGGAGGAGAGTCACACCGAGATCATGGAGATGGTCGCGGCGCTGGTGGCGGGCGGGTTGGGCGCGACAGTGCGGCCCACCTTCCGCTTCCGGGCCGCCAGCGGCGAGTGGCGCTGGCTGGAAGCGCTCAGCACCAACCTGCTGGACGACCCGCACGTGGGCGGCCTGGTGGTCAACTCGCGCGACGTGACCGAGCAGCGGCTGGCCCAGCAGGCGCTGCGGGCCAGCCAGGACCGGCTGCTGTCCAGCGAGAAGCTGGCCAGCCTGGGCCGCCTGACCGCCGGCCTGGCGCACGAAATCAACACGCCGCTGGCCGCCACCATGAACCGCCTGCACGTGGCGCGCGAACTGGTGCAGGAATATCAGCGCTCCATCGGTCACCCGGAGGTGACGCCCGACGATCACCGCGAGATTGCCGGAGAGCTGTGGACCGCGCTGGACGAGGCCGGCAAGACCACCGCCCGCATCGGCGAGTTCATCCGCCAGATGCGTGGCCATACCCGTGACACGGTGAGTGGCGTGGCCGAGTTCGATCCGGCGCGGCTGGCCGGCGACACGCTCGCGATGCTGGCGCACGAGGCGCGGGCCGCACAGGTGGAACTGCACCTGGAGTCGGTGCGCACGGCGCTGACGCTGCGCGGCGAACCCGGACGCTTCACGCAGGTGCTGACCAACCTGGTGATCAACGCGATCCATGCCTGCGAGGAGCGGGCCGGGGTGCGGCGGGTGGACGTGCGCTTCGTGAGCGGCGCCGAGGCCCTGCGGATGGAGGTGCAGGACAACGGCAGCGGCATTCGCCCGGAGGTGCTGCCCCGCATCTTCGATCCGCTGTACACCACCAAGGGGGTCGGCAAGGGCACCGGCCTGGGGCTTTCGATCATCCACGACATCGTGCAGGGGCATTTCGGCGGCAGCATCGAGGTGCAGACGGAGCTGGAGGTCGGCACCACCTTTGCCGTGCTGTTCCGGCCGGCGGCCCGACACTCTTAGAGCGGCTCTCTCACCCGCTCGATCAGGCGGCCCAGGATGTGTTCGCCGTCCACCGACAGCCCGTTGTGCTCGTACTCGCTGGTGAGCCACAGCCGCATGTTGCGGATCTCGGCGGCCGTTTCTTCCGAAAACGCGCGCTCCACATACATGTCGTCGGTATACGCGATGGCCGCCACCGGCACCCGGTTCTGGCGCAGCTGGTGGATGTCATAGAGCCGGGGCCAGCGCTCCTGGGCGAGCAGATGGGCGGCCTCACGGAGCGGCCGCAGCGCCGACGACTCCTCGAACATCCACGGGTACACCATCTCGCCGGTGAAGTACTCCTCCGGAAATTCGGGTGGCTGCACCCGCTCGGCGGCCCAGCCGCTGACCACCCCGTCGGCGTAACAGGCCTCGTGGATCACGGCGTACAGGGGGTTGCGGGCGAAGCCGAAGGCCGCCTCTACCCCATGCAGGAAGGCGGGCGACCCGGCCGGGAAGTCCAGCAGGTAGTGCAGCTGCTCCAGCCCCGCGCCCATGCCCATGCTCTGGCCCACCTGCTGGAACCGCCGCGAGGTCAGGCGGTCGCCGGACGGCAGCCGCACGTCCTCCTGCTGGAGCAGCCGGTGAATGGCCCGGACCTGCTCCAGGTGCTCCGGGTGGCGGGCGTAGAAGCGCCGGTTGCGGTCCATGACCCGCCGGTAGGTGGCGCGGTACACGTCCTCGGTGGGGCGGCCGATGGGTGGCAGGCCGCCGGTGATGAATGCTTCCCGCAGGCCGTCCGGCGCGAACGACAGGTAGGTCGTGACGCAGAAGCCGCCGAAGCTCTGTCCCAGCACGCTCCAGCGCTCCACCCCCAGCGCCTCCCGGATGCGTTCAGCGTCGCGCACGATGCTGTCGGCCCGGAAGTGCCGCAGGTAATCCGCCTGCTGCTGCGGCGTCAGGCCCGGCAGTGTGCCGACCGGCGTGGAGCGGCCAGTGCCGCGCTGGTCCAGCAGCAGCACCCGGTAGTCCCTGAGCGCGCGCTCCAGCCACGCTGGCGGGTTTACCGGGCGCCCCGCCTCGAAGCCGGGACCGCCCTGAAAGTACACCAGGTAGGGGCGCTGCAGGCCGTCCGGGTCGGCCACCTCGCGGGCGAACACCTGCAGCTGCGGACCGTCAGGCTGAGCGTGGTCCAGCGGCAGCTGGAAGTCGTGGTCGGTGATCACCAGGCCGCCCAGGCGATAGGAGAGAGGCATGGCGCCACTCTACCCGGGCCGGGCTCAGGGGATCAGGTACGGCTGGTGCGGGCCAGCGTATCCGGCCGAGTGGGGAGGCGGCGCGGTCTGGAGGCGGACCAGCTCCAGGTGCGCGGGCCTGGCTGAACTCGACCTGCCACTGCCGGCTCCGGGGTCCAGCCGGGGCAGCCAGCCGGTGGCGAGCGTACAGGACAACACTGGCAGGGCGAGGATCAGCGCGGCGGTGCGGGGCAGTGCCTTCATGGTTTCCCTCCTTGATCCGTCGGCGTCCACCGACACCGTCAGGGTAGGCAGCAGGGTGCAGGCGGCACATCGAGAGCATTTGGTAGTCAGGGAGTTGCGGGAGGGGGAAGACTGAGTAGTGCCAGAGCCGCGCCCGCTGCAGTAAGCTGGAGGCACCACTCCGGACGTCCCGGCCGGCTCAGGTGCTGATCCCGCCACTTCCCTCCGATCGGCCCGTCTCGCCCCGGTGGTCGGGGGAACACCATGTCTGAGCGTCAGGTTCAGTCCGCAAGCGTGGGGCTGCCGCTGCCCGCGCGGCCGCTGATCGGCCGGGAGACGGAACTCCGAACCGCCAGCCGGCTGCTCCAGACGCCGGGCGTGCGGCTGTTGACGCTGCGCGGTCCCGGCGGCATTGGTAAGACGCGGCTGGCTGTGGAGCTGGCCCAGCTGCTCGCGCCGGAGTTTGAGGGTGGATCCGTCTGGGTGGGGCTGGCCGCCCTGTCGGACGCGCTGCAGGTGCTGCCAGCGATTGCGAGTGCCCTAGAAGTGCCGACCGCCACGCCGGAAGCGATTGCCGCACACCTGACGGGCCGGCGTATCCTGTTGGTCCTCGACAACGCCGAGCACCTGCCGGCCGCCGCGCCGGACCTGGCCCGCCTGCTGGCCCAGGCACCGGGGCTGAGCCTGCTGGTGACCAGCCGCGCGGCCCTGAACCTGCAGGGCGAGCGTGAACTCCCAGTCGGACCGTTGTCCCTACCCTCCGCACAGCGTACAGCTGAGCAGAGCGGCGCCGTGCAGCTGTTCCTGGAGTGTGCCCGGGCCATCGACCCGCAGCTGAACCTGGACGCCCAGACCCGGCCGCGGATCGAACAGCTGTGTGTCCGGCTGGAAGGCGTGCCGCTGGCGCTGGAACTGGCTGCCGCCCGGCTGCGGGCCGTGTCCCTGGAAGGATTGCTCGGCTGGCTGGACCACCCGCTGGAGGTGCTGACCGGCGGGCCCAGTGACGGCCCGCACCACGGCAGCTCGCTGCGCGGCACCATCCGCTGGAGCTACGACCTGCTGGACCCGCCGCTACAGGCGGTGTTCCGGGCCTGCAGCGTGTTCGTGAACGGCTTCACGCTGCCGGCGCTGGACGCGGTGGCCGGCCACGCTGGCGTCCGGGACGCGATCATCCGGCTGGCCGAGCACAGCCTGCTCCAGCCGGTCAGCGGGAGTCCGGAGCCCAGGTGGAAGCTGCTGGAACCGGTCCGGGAGTTCGGGCGCGAACAGTTGGCCGCTGATCCGGAGGCGGACATGCTGCACGAGCGGCACGCGGCGTATTATCTGGCGCTCGCAGAGCAGGTCGTCAAGGTAGGCGATGAAGCCCCCCTGGAGTGGCACGCCTCCATGACCGCCGAGGACGCCAACCTGCAGGCTGCCCTCGCGTGGTGGGTGGAGCACCAGCAGACCGCCCAGGCCATGCGCCTGATTCTGGCGCTGGGATATCACTGGGGAGGGGAGGCGCCGCTGCTGCAGCTTGGCTGGCTCGAGCGGTCGGCTGCCCTGCCGGACGCTGCTGCCCATCCGGCGCTTCTGGCGGCCGTCCTGAGCGACCTGGGCCAGTGCAGCATGAACGTGCGGCGGTTCGGCCCAGCCAGACCAGCCCTGGAGGCGGCACTGCGGCTGTACCGCGAGCTGAACGACCGCGAGGGTGAGGTCTGCACCCACCTCAGTTACGCGGGCCTGTTGTCCAGTGTCGGTGAGTACGCGGAGGCGCGTCGGCTCTACGATCAGCTGGAAGCCCATTTTGACGAGCACCCGCACGACCTGACCCGCATGGCCGTCATCAACAATACGGGTGTGGCGTGGCTGCGGCAGAATCGGCCGGGCGAGGCGCTGGGTGACTTCGAGCGCGCCTACCAGTTCAGCGTTCAGGAGAACTACGATCTGGGCATCGCGTTTGGCCTGACCATGCGACACTGGGCCAGCTACCTGCTGGGCAGGGGACAAGAAGCGCTGCCGCTGGCGAGCGAGGCCTGGAAGCGGACCCTGCGCCTCCACTACCCGCTGCTGCGCTATACGCTGCCGCATCAGCTGGCCTTTGAGGCCCGTGACGCGGGCCGGCTGACGCTGGCGGCCCAGCTGGTGGGCTGCAGCGAGGCGATGCGGGCCAGGACGAACGCACCCTGGGATGACTGTATTGCGCCTCATGTGCAGCAGCTGGACAACGCCCTTCAGGCGGATCTGGGCGAGGCGTATGCTCGGGAGCGGGCCATCGGAGGCACGCTGAGCCTGGACAACCTGACGCCGCAGGTTCTGGCCTGGCTGGACGAACCGTCCACCACCCGGCCCGCTCCCGCCCCTGGCCTGACAGCCCGCGAGCTGGAGGTGTTGCGGCTGCTGAGCCAGGGCCTCTCGGACAAGCGGATCTCTCAGCTGCTCAAGATCAGCTCCACCACGGTCAGCAAACACGTGTCAAACATGCTGGGCAAGCAGGGATTTCACAACCGCGTGGAACTGGCGCGCTGGGCCACACTCAATCACCTGCCCGGGTGACGCGCTACTGAATTCTGGGGGTGCGGAGCCGAGGCGGCGTGGCCTACCCTGAGGTGTCACCGATCAGGAACTCCGGGGTTGGCCTGCGGAGCCCCCGGACCGGTGTGTCGGGCGAGGGCGGTGCGTCTGGCTGAAGGTCGTTGGCCGTCTCAGGAGGTACAAATGTCTGAGGTCACTGATCCTGTTGTGCTCGACGCCTACTTGCCCAGGACCATCTTCTACAACGATCAGCATCAGCTCGACGGCGCGATGGCTGACGCCCTGCAGGGGCTGGATCACCTGCAGCAGTGGCTTCATGGTGTCCCTGAGTCTGCGTTGCACCAGCCGGTCGCGCCCGGCAAGTGGAGCCCAGCTGAGTACGCCGATCACCTGGTCCGCACCAACCGCATGATCAGGCAGCGGCTCCAGGCCCACCTGGATGGAGAGGCCCATGAACAGGTCGGCTACGGCGCGGTCTACCCGGACGGACGGGTCGTGGCGCACAGCGGGACCGAGCCGGTGCCCGGTCAGAACCGGGAGGTGCTGACCCGCGCCCTGGCCCGCTCGCACTCGGAGGTGATGGAGCTGATCAGCCGCTACGCGGTGGAGGGGCGGCTCACTGAACCCTGCCTGCCCCATCAGTATTTCGGCACCCTGAATGCCGAAGAGACCGCCCAGCTGATCGCCGCCCACTACCGGCGTCATCTGGCCCAGCTGCTCCCGGCTGCCGAACCGCTGTAAGGAGAGCGCACCCTGGCCGTCAGCAAGGTGTGGAGATCAGCCCTGGACGCCGGGTGCCGGGGCGGGAGAATGACAGAACAAGCCCGCCCTAGCGCCAGCGCGGGCGCCGGATGGGGCAGGCTTGCTGAGCGACTCTGACGGGGGCCGCCCCAGTCACTCAGTGGAAGTTGCTGAGCGTCACGCTGGTGTTGCCGAGGGTGAAGGTCAGGCCGCATCCGGCGAGGGCATCGTCCGGCGCGCTGACGTCCGCGCTGGCGCTCACGTCGTTCTGCCCGCCACTGGTCAGGACCGTGATGGCCCGCTCGGTGGTGGCCTGGTCCGCGCTGATGGTGAAGCTGTGGTCGGACAGCGTGTAAGCCGTGCCGCCAAGCGTGGTGCCGCTGCGGGTGGCGGTCACCGTGAGCTTGGGCGTGCCGCTCAGGGTCGCCTGCCCCGCCTGATTGCCCGAATCCCAGACCGAAACCCTGAAGCTGTCCAGGGAGAAGGTGAAGGATGCCGGAGCCACGCATGGACCGCTCAGAGTAGCGCCTGTCATGCTGGCGGTGAGTTTGGCCGCGTGGGGACGCACATTGAAAGGCACGTCCGACGGGAACTGCAGGTCAGGGAACGAGGCGGGCGGAGTGGAGCGGCTGGTGTCGTACTGCGCCGACCCGGTGACGCTCTGCACCTTTAGCACGGACGAGGGCGTCAGCCGTGCGCCGTTGAGGTTCGCGGGATTGGCGATCGTCTGGGACGGCACCAGCGTCCCGACGACGCTTCCACACCCGGCGAGCAGCGGCAGAACGGTCCAGAGCAGGTGGATAGGGCGGAATGGGTGCATGCGGTTCTCCTCGTTCGGTCTCACCATTGGCTCGCTTCATCCCAGGTGACCGGCATTCTGGATGAAGGTCGTCG comes from Deinococcus sonorensis KR-87 and encodes:
- a CDS encoding helix-turn-helix transcriptional regulator, whose product is MSERQVQSASVGLPLPARPLIGRETELRTASRLLQTPGVRLLTLRGPGGIGKTRLAVELAQLLAPEFEGGSVWVGLAALSDALQVLPAIASALEVPTATPEAIAAHLTGRRILLVLDNAEHLPAAAPDLARLLAQAPGLSLLVTSRAALNLQGERELPVGPLSLPSAQRTAEQSGAVQLFLECARAIDPQLNLDAQTRPRIEQLCVRLEGVPLALELAAARLRAVSLEGLLGWLDHPLEVLTGGPSDGPHHGSSLRGTIRWSYDLLDPPLQAVFRACSVFVNGFTLPALDAVAGHAGVRDAIIRLAEHSLLQPVSGSPEPRWKLLEPVREFGREQLAADPEADMLHERHAAYYLALAEQVVKVGDEAPLEWHASMTAEDANLQAALAWWVEHQQTAQAMRLILALGYHWGGEAPLLQLGWLERSAALPDAAAHPALLAAVLSDLGQCSMNVRRFGPARPALEAALRLYRELNDREGEVCTHLSYAGLLSSVGEYAEARRLYDQLEAHFDEHPHDLTRMAVINNTGVAWLRQNRPGEALGDFERAYQFSVQENYDLGIAFGLTMRHWASYLLGRGQEALPLASEAWKRTLRLHYPLLRYTLPHQLAFEARDAGRLTLAAQLVGCSEAMRARTNAPWDDCIAPHVQQLDNALQADLGEAYARERAIGGTLSLDNLTPQVLAWLDEPSTTRPAPAPGLTARELEVLRLLSQGLSDKRISQLLKISSTTVSKHVSNMLGKQGFHNRVELARWATLNHLPG
- a CDS encoding DinB family protein, with the protein product MSEVTDPVVLDAYLPRTIFYNDQHQLDGAMADALQGLDHLQQWLHGVPESALHQPVAPGKWSPAEYADHLVRTNRMIRQRLQAHLDGEAHEQVGYGAVYPDGRVVAHSGTEPVPGQNREVLTRALARSHSEVMELISRYAVEGRLTEPCLPHQYFGTLNAEETAQLIAAHYRRHLAQLLPAAEPL
- a CDS encoding PAS domain S-box protein; translation: MKNAPDQPSRTAPWFQPGAGIVEALFTHSTDLVLLLDAAGEVRACNPAAREALGALTTAGAWTPAPIQTLIHPDDALRMHAEVFGEAQPGASVGLSPFRVRGQAQRWRWLEGTAVNLLHDPEVQGLLVLARDVTARVVAERLGAAQQQVAAALSTATTADDVVAVILQHALEALGAAAGGVLRLTPDGAFLELLGSAGYEEQPGNAWARVPLSGPVPAAEAIRTGQDLLLSASAWDSLYPQLPRSSYQAAAALVLNHEGRPAGALTLHFRDDLQFTPEHRQFMRALADQCAYALERATLLDRLRTSEARHRKFNQFGADLVSVISPEGVLTYTTDATPRLLGYPVSALVGQSAFAFIFEADQPLVMQAIGQALATPGQPVQATYRFLHQDGRWIWIESIAAYHPDDPEIGGILVNSRDVTHQMALRDELKDREAAFRHLFAHNPLPMWVYDLQTLRVLEVNDAAVVKYGYSRQEFLQLHLKELRPGADRDAFETLIHDLPPVLQHADPVCHLRRDGTPIDVIVHGHGLTFADRPARLVVVEDVTEQLAAQRALQESERKFRLMAENSSNLITAQRVGDPEMYISPAVHELLGYTPEQAARLNHQDVLHPDDLPGYRTLRRSLIRGQGDRAELALRVRHAQGHYVWLETSARVVRDPLTGRATEYHSSSRDVSARRQAEAQVQAQVERYRQLLDLTEALEQQHDPTTLAYEALERYVSLTGDACGFYLRLHGEELRVVHSCEVNLSLHRGLTQGFPTLASFGSIGEVLRAGQPFFGVVDHGALPPQVAAVLGEFRSMAALPVFEDERLLGIFMLLSRRPEVDTEARRLLAAIAERVSVALERRLHMVQLASSREETLRALGLVLEYRDYETAGHTDRVVRLTERLARALGFSGSELDALRWGAYLHDTGKVAIPDSILRKPGKLDAEEWAVIQQHPVIGYELLQHLPNLPASTLEVVRHHHERWDGTGYPAQLAGEAIPLAARLFAVIDVYDALTDRRPYKRAWTSQEALAEIERTSGSHFDPQVARAFLELMASEHPDEPADDEGAALQPPCARTVPSL
- a CDS encoding GGDEF domain-containing response regulator, translated to MARIRTQAQASGHTVLVVDDDPDLLSTISRLLQADGHQVLEAPSGAEAVRLCREHDVHLMLLDYFMPGMTGEEVVRQVRTFDPRVQIVLQTGYASEKPPRQMLRELDIQGYHDKSEGPDKLLVWVDAALKTFRHVRALHASRSGLEYILNAAPELHRLQPLEDLLRGILLQIQGILGFSGACVATHAPNGLVATPGDAEFMIRVGTGRFESSRWLTLNPQEQALIQAAASSGQSLLGEQTVLPLKVGSRVVGVALVDSSFQNGDLHLLELFAAQAAVAMENARLYELATVDDLTGLANKRAWLARLEETVQLATRHDLPTSVLMLDVDHFKRINDTHGHLVGDRVLAALGQCVRGHLRRSDVAGRYGGEELVVLLPHTPPAGAHVIAERLRRSISELNFQVEQQAVPVRVSVGVASLPCPGPWDQSAALSEDVLARADRALYVAKQQGRDRVVQDQLTADAAPEWA
- a CDS encoding alpha/beta fold hydrolase is translated as MPLSYRLGGLVITDHDFQLPLDHAQPDGPQLQVFAREVADPDGLQRPYLVYFQGGPGFEAGRPVNPPAWLERALRDYRVLLLDQRGTGRSTPVGTLPGLTPQQQADYLRHFRADSIVRDAERIREALGVERWSVLGQSFGGFCVTTYLSFAPDGLREAFITGGLPPIGRPTEDVYRATYRRVMDRNRRFYARHPEHLEQVRAIHRLLQQEDVRLPSGDRLTSRRFQQVGQSMGMGAGLEQLHYLLDFPAGSPAFLHGVEAAFGFARNPLYAVIHEACYADGVVSGWAAERVQPPEFPEEYFTGEMVYPWMFEESSALRPLREAAHLLAQERWPRLYDIHQLRQNRVPVAAIAYTDDMYVERAFSEETAAEIRNMRLWLTSEYEHNGLSVDGEHILGRLIERVREPL
- a CDS encoding PAS domain-containing sensor histidine kinase codes for the protein MTRSLDRPEAASQPPQLQAVLEQIGGVVWTADPDTGSVTFISPQIEVLLGHTAEYWLRAPSLWEDSLHPGDAGVTLADMEAGIRRGQPFQLDYRMRAQDGRTVWIRDFVTPNVSEGRLVSISGLMLDITWQREAEERAKREEARARSLVDNSSDVFAVVDPEGRYIYVNPAVQAIHGIRPEEVLGRQLFSAIHREDLASCLHDFQRVLASPDLTVTGIYRHVSGNGRWRWLEVTSTNRLRDPNVGGIVCHSRDVTDRKLAEQALEASEGRFRSLVQNASDLITVLDAGGTILYESPSIRAVLGYEPDAMVGHSVLEYLPEESHTEIMEMVAALVAGGLGATVRPTFRFRAASGEWRWLEALSTNLLDDPHVGGLVVNSRDVTEQRLAQQALRASQDRLLSSEKLASLGRLTAGLAHEINTPLAATMNRLHVARELVQEYQRSIGHPEVTPDDHREIAGELWTALDEAGKTTARIGEFIRQMRGHTRDTVSGVAEFDPARLAGDTLAMLAHEARAAQVELHLESVRTALTLRGEPGRFTQVLTNLVINAIHACEERAGVRRVDVRFVSGAEALRMEVQDNGSGIRPEVLPRIFDPLYTTKGVGKGTGLGLSIIHDIVQGHFGGSIEVQTELEVGTTFAVLFRPAARHS